In Coffea eugenioides isolate CCC68of chromosome 4, Ceug_1.0, whole genome shotgun sequence, the genomic stretch GTTGTCTATCTAGTACAGCTGATAAGCACGAAACCTGGTAGGCTTGTACAGTTTAGTACTCCCTAGTCAAGGTTATCATCGAAGCATGTGATTAGGCACTGCCGGATAAAAGAGAAAAGtaaattacttaaaaaattGAGTGTATAAATAATGACCCTTCTCAGCAGTTGGGATTGTCAGTGCTAGTTTGGCCAACAAAGACATTACTGCTGCTATTACTACTTCagcttcttccatttccttGCAACACTCCTTCCTCTTCCCTTTTcactcgctcactttttaaGAGACAGATTGATTAGTTgacaaagagaaaaaaagaaaagggattcAATAAAATGTTTGCAGAAGAGAATGGTTTGAGGGGTGACCCAAGGTTGCAGGGCATATCCGATGCCATTAGAGTAATCCCTCATTTTCCTAAGCCAGGTCCTTCTTATGTTCTTTCACGATTAGTACTATATTCTAACTTCTAAGACTAGAACAAGCATCGTTACTTACTGACTTATACCTGATTCTTTTGTTATATGTTCTTGATTCATAGAAACGCTTATCGTTCAGGGATGTTTCCCATGTTAAGTGTGGAATTATGCTTAATCTATTTGACTTGTGTCTGAGATTGCAGGTATAATGTTTCAGGACATAACCACGCTGTTATTGGATCACAAGGCCTTCAAGGACACCATTGATATCTTTGTTGAGCGTTACAGAGAAATGGACATATCTGTCGTTGCTGGTACTGTCTTTCTTGATATTATTCCTGTTTGAGACATTTGTATTTTACCACGTTTAGTGATAAGTTCTGAGACTATTCGCACTAAAAAGACGGTGGGATTTTCAGTTTAATGAACTGGTAAGTCACTGTTATTACAATGTAAGGAGTATATTTTAACTTATCATGTGAATTTATAAAGGAAAAGTATTGGACTCAATAATTGCTGGAGGAAAAAAGAGCTTGCTTTTTGGATTAGGTGGACTGCTTTTTTAACTTCTGTTATTATTTGCATTGCCCACTATCCCTTACAAAATTTTATCTGGTTACTGTATAATATCATAGGAGTTGAAGCCAGAGGATTCATGTTTGGTCCTTCAATTGCATTGGCAATTGGTGCAAA encodes the following:
- the LOC113768640 gene encoding adenine phosphoribosyltransferase 5 isoform X2; this encodes MFAEENGLRGDPRLQGISDAIRVIPHFPKPGIMFQDITTLLLDHKAFKDTIDIFVERYREMDISVVAGVEARGFMFGPSIALAIGAKFLPLRKPGKLPGSVISEAYELEYGSDCLEMHVGAVQPGERVLVIDDLVATGGTLSAAIRLLGSLQPQREAIVYPRRTSTIND